The Flavobacterium johnsoniae UW101 genomic interval CGGATGACGAACGACTACTTTTGCTCCTTTTACGTGAGGCGCTTTTTCTGTATTATACGTGTACTCATCAACAACATCGATCAATAAAGAACCTGTTGCTTCTGAAACGGTTTCAATTTTAAAAGGTATGCTTACTCCTCCTCCATTTAAAGGATTTAAAGCTAAGTTACCGCTTAACGGAACGTTTAACTGCTGTTTGTCTGTTGGTGCTAATTCCAGAATGATTTTTACAGACTCGTTTGGCGCAATTTTGTCAATAACAGCCGCACTTTTTAATTTCATCCATTCCAGATTTGGAACATCAACTTTTACTTTTTCTGCGTCTATCGCTCCTGTATTTGAAACTGTTACTTCATAAAGACGAGAGCTTCCTTTTATCATCGTGGTATTGATGCTTACCGGATTTGCCAATAATTTTGGTGTCTGTGCTTTTGCATGATAATACGCTAAAACCGGAAGTTTAGCACCTTCATTTGAAGTTACATTAAAATTGATTTCATAATATTTTTGTTCAGCCGATGCTGTTTCTGCCAATATTGTATAGCTTAAAACGGCTTCTTGTCCTGATGCTAATGTTAAAGCATCTGTTTGAACTGTAAATCCTGCATCTGCCGGTAATTCTATTTTAATATTGGTTAAAGGAGTTTTACTGTTGTTTTTTAATACAAATTCTCCTTTGTACGGAACTTTGGTTACTACTTCCCATTTCAAATAATCTGAAGGTTTGTTCATCCATTCAAAACCAACAATATCAAATTCTGCCTGAACTGCATTTTGAGTTCCCGGATATCCTGCGCTTACGGTATAATGACCGCTTTCTGCCTGCAGAGGTTCAAAATCGTAAGCAAAATTTCCTGATGCATTGGTTTTAACTTTAAATGAACGTGTAAAGCTTCCAGATGCAACGATAATTTCTACTTCCTTATTTACTGCCGGACTGTTGTTTGCCATTTTAGCCGATCCTGTAATGGCAACCAATTCTCCTGATTTGTAGATTGGCTTAGAAACCGTACTTGTGGCACTGTAACTGGAGAATAATTTTATTGCAGAATATGCTTCGTTATTGGTATATGATAACTCATTTAATTTTTGATCTGAATTTACAGCCGCTACCAAATAATAGTCACCTGCCTGCTGTGGTAATTTGATCGATTTTACAAGATCCAGTTTTTTTCCTGCTTCTATATCAGTATCAATCTGCGATGTAAATACAAGAATTGCATTTTTAGTTAATTTATCTTTAGATAGAAAATATTCTATTTTAGAACCTTTAGTTAAAACTGCAAACCCTTGATTGGTAATCGAAGTTGTTATTTCAATTGTATCTTCTCCATTGGCTTGAGCAACTGTTTTAACCGAATTGACAACAGCATCTGGTTTGTTTTGATCTGTAACCAGAATCCAGGCAAATCCTGAACTGAAAGTTTCGGCTTCGGCCTGAATACGCGCGGTTTGGTCTCCCGTTTTCAATGGATCAATAATCGTATTAATTTCTACCTCAACACTTTCTTGTCCTACCGGAATTGAAATTTCTGCCGGAATTGAAACGATTGTAGGAGAATCAGATGATAACTTTACTAAAATGGCTTTAGAAGTATCAACCGTATTTCTTGAAATCGTAATTTTTGCTGCTTTTTGTACTCCGGCTTTTACTGTTGCCGGATTGGCTTTTACAATTAAGGCTGGTCCGTTGCTGTCCAGAATCGTAATGTCTTTACCGGCACTGCTTCCTTCTCCTGCCGGAAAGCTGCAGTTACAAGCTGAAGAATAAACCTCTGCGGTTACATTAACCACTTTTGTTCCGTCTACAATGCCATTGTTTACAGCTCCAATATTAAACCTTTTTGAATTTACATTGGCTGGAAAATCAATAACATCCGGAAGAATCAATGCATTGGCAATACTTGCTTTTAAGCGTACTGCAGTGCTGATTTCTGATTTATTAATTCGTTTTAATGTGGCATAAGTTGCATAAACGCCATCGCTCTTTGAAATGGTCTGCGGTGCAATTTCCAATTCAAAAGCCGGAACATTTGAGCTTTTTAAAATAACTTCTGTATTTCCTGCCTGAAATCCTTCTGCCCTCAAAATTAGTTTTCCAGTTACCGTTTGTTCAGGAACTTTATTGTTTTTTACTGTTATCGTAAACGAAGTTGTTTTGCTTCCTACAGGAAGCGTAACTTCTGCCGGAACGGTCCAGCGAGAGCTTTGATCTGCTGTTATGGTAAATTTTACATCTTTTGTTTTAGCAAAACCGGTTTCTAAAGTAACCGTAATTGTTTCGCCGTCTGTTGCTGTAATTTTAGACGGAGTTAAAGTAATCGTTGAAAATTCGTTATCAATAATTTCAATAGCATCTGAAACGGCAGGATACTCATTTCCTGAAATAGTTAAAGATACCGTTCTGTTTCCGTCGTTATCTGAATTGTCAATTGGTTTAATATAAAAAACAACCGACGACTGGTCTTTTACTATTTTTACCGATGCATCAAACTGAAGCTGTGAAGTCAGAGAAGCTGCTAAAGTATAGGTTTTATCACTGCTTCTGTCACCGCTTTGCGTCAGCGTTGCTCTGATAACTTCATTTGAATTTTCATCAATAGTTTTTTTATCTAAAGTTAAAAACAAACGCTTTTCAAGTAAAATTGAACTTGCCGCAGTAACTTTATTATTTGCTTTTAAAGACTCTGGTTCTTTTACTGCGGTATTTGCTATAATATTAATTTTAACTTTAACGTTTCCTTCAATCCCTAAAACTTTCGGAAGGTTAAATACTGCATTTCGGCTTATTGATTTTTGTTTATCTAAATCTTCATTATAAGATACCGTTCCCAGATTGTATTCTAATCCGGTTTGATCAGAAACAATACTTACCTGCTCGATCCATCCGCCAGAAGCAATACGATCTCCAATATTGTCAACTTTCCATGAAACATTAATTTTCCCATCAGGAGTAATGTTAGATTCGGCTGTAGTGATTCCGGAAATCGTTAAATCCGGATATTGTGCATTTGCGATTGTCAGTTTTCCGTTTACGTGATTTGAACCAATGTCAACTGCATTTTTAGAACTTAAAACAACACCAGATAAATCTAAATTGTGTGTTTGTCCCGATGTATAATTTAACGGGATTTCGATTGGAATTTCTAATAAAGCACCGCTGTTTCCTTTAAAAGATGTGCTTGTAAGCGACAAAACTATAAAGTGATAATTTCGCGGATTATTCTTTTCGATATTGACATAAATGGCATGATCGCCTTTACGGCTTTCGATAATTTTAGTGTCTTTTTCGCTTACAATTAATCCCTGCGGAACAGTCAGCGTAAACTCAGCTCCTACTACTTCATCGGCATTAGCCAAATCAATTACAACAGCTGATTTTTCGCCAGGCCCGGCAGATACATTTAATACTTTTAAACTATTCTGCGCCTGCATGAATGTTCCTAAAAATAGCAAGATAAAGACCAAAAAAGGTTTTATTTTCATTGTTTTCAATTCGTTAGATATCATTTTGGTGAGTTTATTGTATTAACATTTTTCCTTTAAAAATGGCAGGTTTTGCTCCATTTTGTATTTCGATGGTATAGAAATAGATTCCCGATGCAAGATCTCTTCGCTGAAAAGTAAATTCATGATTTCCTTGTGATGCATCAAGATCAGACTGTATGTAAACAGTTCTTCCGGTTGTATCAAAAACTTTTAGTGTCGCTTTGTCTTCATTTTCAGGTAAATGATATTGAATTACAGTTTGATCCGTAAATGGATTTGGATAATTTGAAAGCGCAATTGCATTGTCTTTATTACTATCGTCAACACCCAAATTTTTAGAAATTTTATAGGTCAATGCGTTTGCCTCTGTATTTGAAATCACGGCAGATAAAATTTCTGTTTGAGCTGATACTTTTGCAATAGCTTGTTTTCGTGAAAGTGATTTATCCATAGAGAAACCTACAATGCTAATTTCGCCCTGACGTTCTGCGACTGAAACCGTATAACCCAAACCAGAAAGAAGCTCTTCTGTCTGTGCTTTGCTGCCGCCTTTTAAACGAATATCAAATGCTGCTGTCGAAACCGACTGATTGTCGATAAAAAGCGTATTATCTTCAATACTTAAAACAACATCTTCATTGTCCGTAAAAGCCATACGTTTTGCGCTTGCAGGATTTTCAAGTGTTCCGGACTGGATTTTATTAATCAATGAAATAATATCCAGTACGTTTAGGTTTTTATCCTTATTGATATCTGCCGCACCATAATTAAAGAATTTTGGTTTTTGGCTTAATGTATAATTCAAAGTCGATTGAATATCCAGAATATTTACAATTCCGTCTAAATTAGAATCTCCTTCTCTGTACGTTATGGTATACGTTAGTACACTGTTTCTGGCAGATCCGGCGATTTGTCTTAATTCTAAAGTCTGGTTGTTTGGCACATTCCATTCGCTTAAAATATTGGTCAGTTTAATGCCGTCTTCAGGAACTGTAACCATTTGGAAATAATCCTTCAAAGTCATGTTATACGACTGAGTGGCATTAAAAATCGAATTGGTATGATCGTAACGGTTGATTTTTTGATCTTTTAAAACAGCATTTAATGTTAAAGGCAGTTCTCCCAAATTAATTTTCTGACGGTCAATTTTAAAATTCACTGCTGGTAAAAACGCAGCATCAATTCCCGTCAGTTCGTTTTCTGAAAGGTCAACTGTTTTTAGCTTGGTTATTTTTGATACACTTTCAGGGATTGTTCCTGTTAGTTTATTTTTAGCCAGATTTAGGTTTTGCAGTTCGCTGAATTTTCCAATTTCCGGGCTGATATTTCCGGTTAAGTTGTTATCAGGAAGATTAATAGATATTACGTGTCCGTCGTTTGTCGTTACACCTTTCCATTTCTTTTCATGAAGATTGTTTGATGATGTATCCCAGACTTCTTTCCATCCTGTTCCGCCTGCGCTTTGGAAAAATGCCACTAAAGCATCATATTCTTCGGCAATTAAAGGCGTTTCAGAACCATCGGCAATTCCTTTAAATTGAACATAAGTTCCCTGCGAAGTTCCGTTTTTCTGCCAAATTGCAATTTTTGCACCCGCAGGTATACCCGCCACAGAAATATTTGGGAATGTTATGGTATTACCTGAAACTGTGGCTTCAGAAATTTTGAAATTATTAGCCTGCAGTTCAAACTGGTATTGTCCTGAATAATCCTGAGTGGTTTCATTATAAGTTGTAATTGCTGGAAGATCTACAACTATTTCGTCGCCTTTTAAATAAAGATATTCATCTTTGGCAATAACCTGTCCTCTTAAATTAATGTAAACTTTAGCCAGATCGTAAGTAAATGGTCTTTCTAAAGCATCAAAACCATTGTTTGAAAGATCAATTTGTTCGATATTTTCGAAATCATTGAAATGCCCCGGAATTGTTCCTTTGAAAGTATTTCCTGCAATTGAAAGTTTTTTCAATCCTGAAATTCCCGATAAAACCGGCAGTGTTCCTGTAAATTTGTTCGATTGTAAATTAAGTGTTTTTAAACTGGTCAGCCTTCCTAAATCAGACGGCAGAGCCCCTTCAATGGCATTCGACTGCAGGTTTAAAGTCTCTAAATGCGTTAAATCAGACAACTCAGCAGGAAGCGATCCTGATAGATTATTGGCAGATAAACTCAACGAAACAACGTGTCCGTCTTTTGTTCCAACTCCGTACCAGCTTATTTCATGAAGTTTATTTTGCGAAATATCCCATTTCTGAGTCCACTGTGTTCCGTTTGTACTCGCGTAGATTTTTTTCAAAATCTCAAATTCTTCATCTGTTAATGGTTTTCCAAAAACTACCTGAGTATAATTAATAGTAGTTTGCTGTGCTGTACCATCATTCTGCTGAATGCTGATTTTGTCAGTTAGTTTAATTCCAAATAAAGCTATGTCTTTGAAGATTAATTTTCCTTCGCTGTTAGAATAATTTGAGGCTTTATTAACACCATTAATGTAAAGTGTAAAATAGTTTTTATTATTAATAACACCGCCATTAGTATTAAACAAAAAAGTTGATAAAACCGGCAGGTTTATAACCAGTTCGTTTGCTCCTACCTCGATAGTTGGAATTGTAATGGTTTGATAACTAAAATCTACTGTTTTTAAAAGAGGTAAATGTGCCAGGGCTTCATCTGCATCTTCAATGTTATTATTACTTAAATACAACGTTTTTAATGACTGCAGTTTGCTCCATGACGATGGAATAACACCTTTTAACCTTGTATATCTAAGATCTAAAATCTCTAAAGATTCAAGGCCTGAAATAATTCCTAAATCAGTTGTGCTTAGATTTTTTGTATAATTTCCTCCAAATAAAGAAAGGTTTTTTAAATATTTTAAATTGGCAAACGATGCCGGAATTGCTCCGGAAACATTCGAATTATTGTTTAGGTTTAATCCTGTAATATGTCCGTTTTGAATACTTACGCCATACCACGCTCCTTCATGCAGATTGTTTTCTGCCGTTACCCATTTATTGTTCCAGTTTGCCCCATTCATGGCATTATAGAAATCTACCAAAGCCTGATATTCTGCATCTGGAATTTTTGGCTGATCTACTTTTACGTTGGTAAAATAGACACTAGAGTAGTTTGGAGAAGCTTCAGATCCTTCATAAGGCTGATATAAATACAATTCATCTCCGGTTTTTAAAGTTGCCAGATAATCTGCCGGAATTGTAATTGTTCCATCGCTGGCAACTGTAATATTACTTCCTATCTGCTCACCTTTTACATACAATCTAAAGGGTCTTTGAGCAGAAAAATCGTTGCTTGATTTATTGTAAAGAATAGTGCTTGGAAGATTGCTCACTTTAACATCGGTTCCTTCATATAAAAAGTTCTCAACGCTTAAAGTCTGATAATTTAAATTCAAGCTTACGCGGTTTGTCAACATTCCCTGAATTACGCCAACTTTATTATTCGATAAATTCAGACTCGTTAAAGCTGTGTTTTTTTCCAAATCTTTAATAAGCACTTCAATTTTATTATACGATAAATCTAAAGTTTTTAAAGAAGCCAGATTTCCTGTCGAAGCCGGAATTACTTTTATTTCGTTTGAAGCCAAATCGACTGTTACCAGACTTTCCATTCCTCCAAAATCTTCCGGCAAAGCCGTAAGTGCGTTGTAGCCCAGATAAAGTGTATTTACCTTTTTTAATTTGTTCCATGAAGCAGGAATATCACCTTTAATTTTGGTATATCTTAAATCTAAATATTCCAGGTTTTCAAGTTCAGATAAAACTGCCAAGTCTGTGGTATTAAAATCTTTGCTGTAACTTCCGCCGTAAAGAGATAAAGTTTTAAGATATTTTAAATCTTTAATCGAAGCCGGAATCGCTCCTCTTACTGAACTGTTATTGTTAAGGTTAAGTCCTGAGATATGTCCGTTTTCAATACTTACGCCATACCATGCACCTTCATGAAGATTGTTTTCGGCAACATTCCATTTATTTGTCCAGTTTGTACCATTCATAACAGTATAAAAATCAACTAATGCCTGATATTCTTCATCCGGAATTTTTGGCTGGTCTACTTTTACATTTACAAAGTTGATTCTTGAATAATTAGTAACACTTCCGTTATAATAATCATAAGGCTGATACAAATAAAACAAATCGCCGGTTTTAATAGACGATAAATAAGATGCCGGAATTACAATGCTTCCGTCTTCGTCTGCAGTAATTGTACTGCCCACCTGATTTCCTCCTACATATACCGAAAAGGTTCTTCTGGCTGTAAAATCGTTGTTTGTTCTGTTGTAATAAACAGGATTAGGCAGTGTTTCGACTTTTAAATCTACGCCGGTATAAATTAGTCCTTCTACATTTATATTTTGATAATGAAGATTTAGACTTACATTACTGTTTAGCAATGCTTTGACATCTTTTATATTATTACTTTGAAGATTTAAAGTTCTAAGCGTGCTAATGTTTTCCAATTCTTTTATAAGAACTTCTATCTGGTTATCTGATAATTCTAAAGTTACAAGTTTAGTCAGATTACCTATAGAAACCGGAATGCTTTTTAACTGGTTGCCTTGTACTCCAAGAGTTACAAGACTTTCCATAGCATCAATATTTTCTGGTAAAGCAGTTAAAGTATTATAACCTAAATAGGCTGTTTTTAGTTTTTTCAGTTTATTCCATGAAGCCGGAATATCGCCTTTTACTTTGCTGTATTGAAGATCTAAAGTTTCTAAAGATTCTAATTCAGAAAAAACGTTTAAATCGGTTGTGCTTAAATTTTTGCTGTAGCTTCCTGCATAAAATGAAAGATTTTTTAAATATTTAAGATTTCCTATAGAAGCCGGAACTGTTCCTGAAACGTTCCAGGTATTATTAAAACTTAATCCTGTAATATGTCCGTTTTCAATGCTCACGCCATACCAAGCTCCTTCATGCAGATTATTTGATGAAACATCCCATTTGTTGTTCCAGTTTGCACCTCCCATGGCATTGTAAATATCAACCAAAGCCTGATATTCTGCATCCGGGATTTGTGGCTGCTCTACTTTTACATTTACAAAATTGATTCTTGAATAATGGGCAGTACCTCCTTCGTTATAATCGTAATTTTGATACAAATAAAACTGATCTCCTGTTCTTATTGAAGATAAATAAGATGCCGGAATTATAACACTGCCGTCTGCCGCTGCCGTGATAAGATTTCCTACCTGATTTCCTCCCACGTATACATAGTAGTTTCTTCTGGAAGAAAAATCATTTTTGGTTCTGTTGTAATACGTTGTATTTGGCAGTGTTTCTATTTTTAAATCAGAACCTGTGTAAATAATGCCTTCAACATTTATGTTTTGAGAAGTAAGATTTAAATTAACCGTACTGCTTAACAACGCAGAAACAACCGATATACTGTTGCTGTTAATGTTTAATGTTCTTAATGTATTTACATTTTCCAGTTCTTTTACTAATGTCGTAATCTGGTTGTAGGATAAATTCAAGGTAA includes:
- a CDS encoding leucine-rich repeat domain-containing protein, with product MKRKLLIGLLFLFSSLSLLSAKNNLNIPIPDSEYQALVDFYKATGEASWTNKWNTRENNLHEVAWYGVTVENGHVTAIDLNNTSNISGSIPASFGNLKYLKSLSLYGGGYAKDFSTTDLNVFSELEALETLDLRYTKLKGVIPTSWSKLKKLQTLYLSNNNITGLSAGFGQMESLVTVDLSQNQITTLIKELENLTALRNLNVTYNKIATVTALLPNIVSLSIQYQTLGLENITYRGTDLKIGNLPGVVSYSRTKNDFTARPKFALYVRGYEIANNIAMSADGSITISASYLSSLKNGDEVYLYQQYDYDTGAVSNYSRIYFTNVQVNQPAVSSIEYQALVDFYNAMGGSNWNYKWDINENNLNQGAWTGLSIENGHVTGLDLGNTSSVSGSIPASFGNLKYLKNLSLYGGNYSKNLSTTDLGVLSELQSLETLNLEYCRISSAIPSSWSKLKKLKTIIISGNTIAGLPEELGEIESLVTLEANNNQIKSIPASVGNLANLVTLNLSYNQITTLVKELENVNTLRTLNINSNSISVVSALLSSTVNLNLTSQNINVEGIIYTGSDLKIETLPNTTYYNRTKNDFSSRRNYYVYVGGNQVGNLITAAADGSVIIPASYLSSIRTGDQFYLYQNYDYNEGGTAHYSRINFVNVKVEQPQIPDAEYQALVDIYNAMGGANWNNKWDVSSNNLHEGAWYGVSIENGHITGLSFNNTWNVSGTVPASIGNLKYLKNLSFYAGSYSKNLSTTDLNVFSELESLETLDLQYSKVKGDIPASWNKLKKLKTAYLGYNTLTALPENIDAMESLVTLGVQGNQLKSIPVSIGNLTKLVTLELSDNQIEVLIKELENISTLRTLNLQSNNIKDVKALLNSNVSLNLHYQNINVEGLIYTGVDLKVETLPNPVYYNRTNNDFTARRTFSVYVGGNQVGSTITADEDGSIVIPASYLSSIKTGDLFYLYQPYDYYNGSVTNYSRINFVNVKVDQPKIPDEEYQALVDFYTVMNGTNWTNKWNVAENNLHEGAWYGVSIENGHISGLNLNNNSSVRGAIPASIKDLKYLKTLSLYGGSYSKDFNTTDLAVLSELENLEYLDLRYTKIKGDIPASWNKLKKVNTLYLGYNALTALPEDFGGMESLVTVDLASNEIKVIPASTGNLASLKTLDLSYNKIEVLIKDLEKNTALTSLNLSNNKVGVIQGMLTNRVSLNLNYQTLSVENFLYEGTDVKVSNLPSTILYNKSSNDFSAQRPFRLYVKGEQIGSNITVASDGTITIPADYLATLKTGDELYLYQPYEGSEASPNYSSVYFTNVKVDQPKIPDAEYQALVDFYNAMNGANWNNKWVTAENNLHEGAWYGVSIQNGHITGLNLNNNSNVSGAIPASFANLKYLKNLSLFGGNYTKNLSTTDLGIISGLESLEILDLRYTRLKGVIPSSWSKLQSLKTLYLSNNNIEDADEALAHLPLLKTVDFSYQTITIPTIEVGANELVINLPVLSTFLFNTNGGVINNKNYFTLYINGVNKASNYSNSEGKLIFKDIALFGIKLTDKISIQQNDGTAQQTTINYTQVVFGKPLTDEEFEILKKIYASTNGTQWTQKWDISQNKLHEISWYGVGTKDGHVVSLSLSANNLSGSLPAELSDLTHLETLNLQSNAIEGALPSDLGRLTSLKTLNLQSNKFTGTLPVLSGISGLKKLSIAGNTFKGTIPGHFNDFENIEQIDLSNNGFDALERPFTYDLAKVYINLRGQVIAKDEYLYLKGDEIVVDLPAITTYNETTQDYSGQYQFELQANNFKISEATVSGNTITFPNISVAGIPAGAKIAIWQKNGTSQGTYVQFKGIADGSETPLIAEEYDALVAFFQSAGGTGWKEVWDTSSNNLHEKKWKGVTTNDGHVISINLPDNNLTGNISPEIGKFSELQNLNLAKNKLTGTIPESVSKITKLKTVDLSENELTGIDAAFLPAVNFKIDRQKINLGELPLTLNAVLKDQKINRYDHTNSIFNATQSYNMTLKDYFQMVTVPEDGIKLTNILSEWNVPNNQTLELRQIAGSARNSVLTYTITYREGDSNLDGIVNILDIQSTLNYTLSQKPKFFNYGAADINKDKNLNVLDIISLINKIQSGTLENPASAKRMAFTDNEDVVLSIEDNTLFIDNQSVSTAAFDIRLKGGSKAQTEELLSGLGYTVSVAERQGEISIVGFSMDKSLSRKQAIAKVSAQTEILSAVISNTEANALTYKISKNLGVDDSNKDNAIALSNYPNPFTDQTVIQYHLPENEDKATLKVFDTTGRTVYIQSDLDASQGNHEFTFQRRDLASGIYFYTIEIQNGAKPAIFKGKMLIQ